A genomic window from Cytobacillus suaedae includes:
- a CDS encoding glycosyltransferase family 2 protein has translation MNYVSDIWHHFIVISSTFIFVYMLIVILFYTVLLLTSIFQLRKEYQLDDEEPYEEILQLGFTKPVSILVPAYNEGVGIYGSVRSLLSIEYPEYEVVVINDGSKDDTLEKLIERFSLIKTNHVIQKKIETKEVRGIYRSKIYDHLIVIDKENGGKADALNVGINVSRYPYFCSMDGDSILERDAFVKVMKPIIESDGDVIASGGSVRIANGCKIESGEIVSVGLPSKPLVIMQIIEYLRAFLMGRIGLSKHNLLLIVSGAFGVFSKQWVIEAGGYAHTVGEDMELVVRLHRLIKERKADKKIIYVADPVCWTEAPDSMKFLRRQRNRWHRGLFDSLWTHRKLMFNPKYGSIGFVSMPYFFFIEFLGPLVELFGYFIIIISIFLGGIYIEFAILLFLLSMLYGSVFSMAAVLLEEWSLRKFPKVTDILRLFFYSLTETLWYRPLTVLWRCEGILHLLLRKQGWGEMVRKGVSND, from the coding sequence ATGAATTACGTTAGTGATATCTGGCATCACTTCATCGTGATATCTAGTACATTTATTTTTGTTTACATGCTAATTGTAATCCTTTTTTATACCGTATTATTACTAACATCAATCTTTCAGTTAAGAAAAGAATATCAACTGGATGATGAGGAGCCTTATGAGGAAATCCTTCAGCTTGGTTTCACAAAGCCTGTTTCAATATTGGTTCCTGCCTATAATGAAGGTGTTGGAATATACGGTAGCGTCCGTTCATTATTAAGTATTGAGTATCCAGAGTATGAGGTAGTTGTTATAAATGATGGTTCAAAGGACGATACACTTGAAAAATTAATTGAACGGTTTAGTTTAATTAAAACAAATCACGTTATCCAGAAAAAGATAGAAACAAAGGAAGTAAGGGGGATTTATCGATCAAAAATTTATGACCATTTAATAGTGATTGATAAAGAAAACGGTGGAAAGGCAGATGCACTGAATGTTGGCATAAATGTTTCTAGATATCCATACTTTTGCTCTATGGACGGAGATTCTATCCTAGAGAGAGATGCTTTTGTGAAGGTTATGAAGCCTATCATTGAGTCTGATGGCGATGTTATCGCATCTGGCGGAAGTGTTCGAATTGCAAACGGTTGTAAAATTGAAAGTGGAGAAATCGTTAGTGTAGGTCTACCCTCAAAACCTCTAGTTATAATGCAGATTATTGAATACTTAAGGGCTTTTCTGATGGGAAGAATTGGACTAAGTAAACACAATCTTTTATTAATTGTTTCGGGTGCGTTTGGAGTTTTCTCTAAGCAATGGGTCATCGAAGCAGGCGGGTATGCTCATACTGTTGGTGAAGATATGGAGTTAGTGGTTAGATTACATCGGTTAATAAAAGAGCGAAAAGCCGATAAAAAAATCATCTATGTTGCTGATCCAGTCTGTTGGACTGAGGCACCGGATTCTATGAAGTTTTTAAGAAGACAGAGAAATAGGTGGCACAGAGGACTATTTGATAGCTTATGGACACATCGTAAATTAATGTTTAATCCAAAGTATGGTTCGATTGGATTTGTTTCTATGCCTTATTTCTTTTTTATTGAGTTTTTAGGCCCTCTAGTTGAGCTATTTGGGTACTTTATTATAATAATATCTATTTTTCTTGGTGGAATATATATTGAGTTTGCAATACTTCTATTTTTATTATCGATGCTTTATGGATCCGTTTTTTCAATGGCAGCTGTTCTACTTGAGGAATGGAGTTTACGAAAATTCCCGAAAGTAACTGATATTTTAAGGCTGTTTTTCTATTCTTTAACAGAAACCTTATGGTATAGACCCTTAACTGTATTGTGGCGATGTGAAGGGATTTTACATTTATTACTACGTAAGCAGGGATGGGGAGAAATGGTTAGAAAAGGTGTGTCAAATGACTAA